From Hermetia illucens chromosome 6, iHerIll2.2.curated.20191125, whole genome shotgun sequence, one genomic window encodes:
- the LOC119659072 gene encoding uncharacterized protein LOC119659072, producing the protein MSLSAEAISNMIERVNLSLAVQLRKEFQDAIAELKSQPGPSTQGSDIHSVVSQLRQEFHSTIQELRASAPPVEKQSDINVVVSQLREEFQSSLQQLKTPGPSVERYEEIAITSRVVGGNMRLDLPKSMHEFSGVMDKYPSWRQSAKTAIKPYQPYVGSDIYYQAVAIIRNKITGSADMVLSSFSTPLNFDAILARLDHTYSDKRPLYLLEQELSTLRQGRFSIPQFYDMVEKQLTLITNKAIMQYGDESVVLKSLNEKYRDDALRIFISGIKRPIGDTLFASQPKDLPSALALAQELESNRQRYNFAAAFANSNSDREHTSNLGKSPHYKVVNKTTRDEAQSPPEPMDVDPSTHQLNTFRVEKLKDSSVVDILQSKACLPYVQHTLLNGEKIKLLLDTGAERNYVKNLPFLVGVSKLKNDEFDVHSIHGETRITAKCQISIMGRTSDFYVLSEINDMDGIIGYRFLKEINAMIDVTGSKLYYIGGIQEVFPSNSTQINLLQDLDYNSIPEEGVDGFKKIVTENQKAFADPNEALPYNTNIVATIKTTTDEAIYSRSYPYQMTATKFVNSEVETMLRDGIIRKSSSPYNNPIWVVNKKGVDEMGNPKLRLILQLYCRI; encoded by the exons aTGTCTTTATCTGCCGAAGCTATTTCGAATATGATTGAAAGGGTTAACCTTTCATTAGCTGTTCAGCTTAGGAAGGAATTTCAAGACGCAATTGCGGAATTGAAATCTCAGCCAGGTCCGTCAACTCAAGGGAGTGACATTCACAGTGTTGTTTCTCAGTTAAGGCAGGAATTTCATTCTACCATACAGGAACTGCGAGCGTCAGCACCACCTGTTGAAAAACAGAGTGATATTAATGTGGTTGTTTCGCAATTAAGGGAAGAATTTCAGTCTTCTTTGCAGCAACTGAAGACACCAGGTCCTTCTGTAGAGAGGTAtgaggaaattgccatcacaagTAGGGTTGTTGGTGGTAATATGAGGCTTGACTTACCAAAATCAATGCACGAGTTTAGCGGTGTTATGGATAAGTATCCATCATGGCGACAGTCAGCCAAAACTGCAATAAAGCCGTATCAACCATATGTTGGTTCTGACATATATTATCAAGCTGTTGCTATTATCCGCAACAAAATTACTGGTTCTGCTGATATGGTTTTATCGTCGTTCAGTACACCACTGAATTTTGACGCTATATTGGCTAGATTGGACCATACGTATTCCGATAAGAGACCACTGTATTTACTCGAGCAGGAATTGTCTACTCTTAGACAAGGTCGTTTTTCTATTCCACAATTTTatgatatggtagaaaaacaattgactttAATAACCAATAAAGCTATTATGCAATATGGTGATGAAAGCGTAGTTTTGAAATCCTTGAATGAAAAGTATAGAGACGACGCATTGCGTATTTTCATTTCTGGTATTAAAAGACCTATCGGTGATACTCTCTTTGCGAGTCAACCAAAGGATTTACCATCTGCCTTGGCTCTCGCACAGGAACTAGAGTCTAACAGACAACGCTATAATTTCGCCGCTGCTTTTGCTAATTCGAACTCTGATAGGGAACATACGAGTAATTTGGGTAAAAGTCCACATTATAAAGTGGTTAACAAAACTACCCGAGATGAAGCTCAATCTCCACCTGAACCAATGGATGTAGATCCATCAAC acatcAATTGAACACATTCCGGGTAGAGAAATTAAAGGATAGTTCTGTTGTAGACATTTTACAATCAAAagcatgtcttccatacgttCAACACACTttgttaaacggtgagaaaattaaacttctttTGGACACAGGTGCCGAAAGAAACTATGTGAAAAATCTTCCATTTCTAGTTGGTGTATCTAAATTAAAAAACGATGAATTTGATGTACATTCCATTCATGGGGAAACACGTATCACCGCGAAATGTCAGATAAGCATTATGGGACGTACTTCTGATTTTTATGTATTGTCTGAAATAAATGATATGGATGGAATTATAGGTTACAGATTTCTAAAGGAAATCAATGCAATGATTGATGTCACTGGTAGTAAACTTTATTATATAGGTGGAATTCAAGAGGTTTTTCCTTCTAATAGCACACAAATAAATCTCCTACAGGATTTAGATTACAATTCTATTCCTGAGGAAGGTGTAGACGGGTTTAAGAAAATCGTTACGGAAAATCAAAAAGCATTTGCTGATCCAAATGAAGCATTGCCTTATAATACTAACATTGTGGCTACGATTAAAACTACCACTGACGAAGCAATATATTCAAGGAGTTACCCATACCAGATGACGGCAActaaatttgtaaattctgAGGTTGAAACTATGCTACGTGATGGTATAATCAGAAAGAGTTCTTCTCCTTATAATAACCCAATTtgggtagttaataaaaagggtgtagatgaaatgggaaaTCCTAAACTACGTCTG ATACTTCAGTTATATTGTCGAATTTAG
- the LOC119659073 gene encoding uncharacterized protein LOC119659073, producing MAALGEDIKFLKLCLKYGVTPKSHVVSIKSGLSLPSNLTKSVEETLIRTSVKKLHAKLASTTLKAYNAHLQLAATENCAESTFFKIQRGYECEKERKRTLLRKKLSLLIKNSPHTSQEKPTVSTIPNQVINKSSTSFNKDEMDLLNKGWNYAVKTDLPVEHTVVDVEGTIKFMGNEAKDEIRHEMSKAMAHQNRIRKSANQREIKIVRELKKKPVYYLKADKGNMIVIMDKHHYDNLVMEKLTGGNYFELRNDPLPGSIKRVEKALKECSLVVGNPTRLRMPNPSLPRIRCQPKIHKPGNEMREIIADSNSPTYNIAKWLVDECQKLGSINGNQSVKNSKELIERLSAVGTLADNERLVSFDVKALFPSTPETDQHSTHHPGYFVPQLPTQNGCLWHHDPPPLNNSAH from the exons atGGCTGCACTCGGTGAAGACATCAAATTTCTCAAACTATGCTTGAAGTATGGTGTCACGCCTAAGTCCCATGTGGTTAGTATTAAGTCAGGTTTAAGTTTACCCTCTAATCTTACTAAATCAGTAGAAGAAACCTTAATTAGGACTAGTGTAAAAAAGCTTCATGCTAAATTAGCCTCTACCACACTGAAGGCATATAATGCGCACTTGCAATTAGCAGCAACAGAAAACTGTGCGGAATCtactttcttcaaaattcaaagggGTTACGAATGTGAAAAGGAACGCAAGCGGACTTTGCTAAGGAAAAAGCTCAGCTTATTGATAAAAAACTCCCCGCACACTAGTCAGGAAAAACCAACGGTAAGTACTATTCCTAATCAAGTTATTAACAAATCCTCTACTAGTTTCAACAAGGATGAAATGGATCTCCTAAACAAGGGTTGGAACTACGCGGTAAAAACCGACCTGCCAGTTGAGCACACTGTAGTAGATGTAGAAGGAACTATAAAATTCATGGGCAATGAAGCAAAGGATGAAATCCGGCATGAAATGTCAAAAGCCATGGCTCACCAGAACAGGATTCGGAAGTCTGCTAACCAGCGTGAAATCAAGATCGTACGAGAACTGAAGAAGAAGCCGGTATATTACTTAAAAGCGGATAAGGGCAACATGATCGTAATTATGGACAAGCATCATTACGATAACCTTGTTATGGAAAAGTTGACTGGTGGAAACTATTTCGAACTTAGGAATGACCCGCTACCAGGCTCTATAAAAAGAGTGGAGAAGGCCCTCAAAGAATGCTCTCTAGTGGTTGGTAATCCCACCAGGCTGCGGATGCCAAACCCCTCGTTACCTAGAATTAGATGCCAACCTAAAATTCATAAACCAGGCAATGAGATGAGGGAGATCATTGCAGATTCAAACTCCCCTACGTACAACATCGCTAAATGGTTGGTCGatgaatgccaaaaattgggatCCATTAATGGAAACCAATCCGTAAAAAACTCAAAAGAATTGATTGAGAGATTGAGTGCAGTGGGGACTTTGGCGGATAATGAACGACTAGTGTCATTTGACGTCAAAGCTCTATTCCCAAGCACGCCT gaaaccgaccAGCACTCAACGCACCATCCCGGCTACTTCGTTCCACAGctaccaacacaaaatggctgctTATGGCACCATGATCCACCGCCTCTTAACAATTCCGCTCACTGA